Proteins from a single region of Runella sp. SP2:
- the rpoN gene encoding RNA polymerase factor sigma-54, producing MQKLSLNQTLQQKLSPQQIQFIKLLQIPTAELESRIEEELEINPALEEGLEQEMNDKDDIYDDSSDSEYDDEYSTRDDISLDDYLNHEEYGGYKMYSDGNFPEEDREMPIATINTLQDALQQQFGYLKLNERQSVIGLQLLGSIENDGYIRRSMQAVVNDLALSQGFYTSVEEVEVVLKKIQTFDPPGIGSRNLQECLLLQLDRKNASDNYVNYAIKIIEDYFDEFSKKHFEKIQKRLGINDDQMKCVISLITKLNPKPGSVEGEDGLAQYLLPDFWIHNNNGKLEVHLNSKNAPELRISRSFAEMLDTYDKSDKSNRHIKETVTFVKQKLDAAKWFIDAIKQRQNTLQRTMNAILQYQYEFFLDGDETRLKPMILKDIALRIEMDVSTVSRVANSKAVQTEFGVYPLKYFFSEGISTEYGEDASSREVKSILKDLIDHEPKGNPLSDDKLEKLLNDKGYNIARRTVAKYREQLNIPVARLRKQL from the coding sequence ATGCAGAAGTTAAGCCTAAACCAAACATTACAACAAAAGCTCTCGCCGCAGCAGATACAATTTATCAAGCTGCTTCAAATTCCGACGGCAGAACTAGAGAGCCGAATTGAGGAGGAGTTGGAGATTAATCCAGCATTGGAAGAGGGGTTAGAACAGGAGATGAACGATAAAGATGACATCTATGATGATTCATCTGACAGTGAATATGATGACGAATATTCGACCCGTGATGACATTAGTCTTGACGACTATCTCAACCATGAAGAATATGGCGGGTATAAAATGTACAGTGACGGAAATTTCCCTGAAGAGGACAGAGAAATGCCAATTGCTACTATCAATACTTTACAAGATGCACTACAGCAACAGTTTGGTTATTTGAAACTCAACGAACGCCAGTCGGTCATCGGCTTACAATTGTTGGGAAGCATCGAAAACGATGGCTATATCCGCCGTTCTATGCAAGCTGTTGTCAATGATTTGGCCCTGTCGCAAGGATTTTATACCTCGGTGGAGGAAGTGGAGGTTGTGTTGAAAAAAATCCAAACATTTGACCCTCCAGGCATTGGTTCCCGCAATTTGCAAGAATGTTTGTTGCTCCAGCTTGATCGTAAAAACGCTTCGGATAACTATGTCAACTATGCCATCAAAATCATTGAGGATTATTTTGATGAATTTTCAAAAAAGCATTTTGAAAAAATTCAAAAACGCCTCGGCATCAATGACGACCAAATGAAATGCGTCATTTCGCTCATCACAAAACTGAACCCAAAACCTGGCTCTGTAGAAGGTGAGGATGGATTAGCACAATATCTTTTGCCCGATTTTTGGATTCATAACAACAACGGCAAACTTGAAGTACACCTCAACTCAAAAAATGCACCAGAACTACGCATAAGTCGGTCGTTTGCCGAAATGCTGGATACCTACGACAAAAGCGACAAATCCAATCGGCATATCAAAGAGACGGTCACTTTTGTGAAGCAAAAACTCGATGCCGCAAAGTGGTTTATTGATGCCATCAAACAGCGCCAAAATACGCTTCAACGCACCATGAATGCCATTTTACAGTACCAATATGAGTTCTTTTTAGATGGCGACGAAACCCGCTTAAAACCCATGATTTTGAAGGACATTGCGCTGCGTATCGAAATGGATGTTTCGACGGTTTCGCGCGTGGCCAACAGCAAAGCCGTTCAAACGGAATTTGGGGTATATCCGTTGAAGTATTTCTTCTCAGAAGGAATTTCGACCGAATACGGCGAAGACGCAAGTAGCCGCGAAGTGAAGTCTATTCTGAAAGATTTGATTGACCACGAACCAAAAGGCAATCCGCTTTCGGACGACAAGCTAGAGAAACTACTTAACGATAAAGGCTATAACATTGCCCGTCGGACGGTGGCCAAATACCGCGAACAGCTCAACATACCTGTTGCACGATTACGCAAACAATTATAG
- the tyrS gene encoding tyrosine--tRNA ligase, with amino-acid sequence MTKNFIEELRWRGMLHDMMPGTEEQLQKEITSAYIGFDPTASSLHIGNLATIMLLKHFQLCGHKPFALVGGATGMVGDPSGKAAERAFLSEETLRYNESCIRKQLEKFLDFDCGDNSAQIVNNYDWFKNIGFLEFLREAGKYITVNYMSAKDSVKKRLETGISFTEFSYQLLQGFDFYWLFKHHDVRLQMGGSDQWGNITTGTELIRRKENNNDETAEYRAFALTTPLVTKSDGTKFGKSESGNVWLDSSKTSPFQFYQFWLNCADADCSRLLRVFTLYTKDEIEAFEAEHAQAPHLRVMQKALAKDVTIRVHSLSEYEMAVAASEVLFGKGTLETLQNMDMLTFEAVFDGVPQSVISATALAECTNVTDLLSVVTNNEIYASKGEARRAIQGNAVSINKTKVADPNAQPAFELLQNKFLLVSKGKKNHLIVVE; translated from the coding sequence ATGACTAAGAATTTCATCGAAGAATTGCGTTGGCGTGGGATGCTCCACGACATGATGCCTGGCACAGAAGAACAACTCCAAAAAGAAATTACCTCTGCCTATATTGGTTTTGACCCCACAGCGTCCTCTTTGCACATCGGAAATTTGGCAACCATTATGCTCCTGAAACACTTCCAGTTGTGTGGACATAAGCCATTTGCCCTCGTGGGAGGTGCTACTGGAATGGTAGGCGATCCTTCAGGAAAAGCTGCCGAACGCGCTTTCCTGTCAGAAGAAACGCTTCGCTACAATGAGTCTTGTATCAGAAAACAACTTGAAAAATTTTTGGATTTTGACTGCGGGGATAACTCAGCCCAAATCGTAAACAACTACGACTGGTTCAAGAACATTGGTTTCCTTGAGTTTTTGCGTGAAGCAGGGAAATACATCACAGTCAATTATATGTCGGCGAAAGACTCCGTGAAAAAACGCCTCGAAACAGGCATTTCTTTCACCGAATTTAGCTACCAACTACTCCAAGGATTTGATTTCTATTGGCTCTTTAAGCACCACGATGTTCGTTTACAAATGGGTGGTTCGGATCAATGGGGAAATATCACAACGGGGACAGAATTGATTCGTCGAAAAGAAAATAACAACGATGAAACCGCCGAGTACCGTGCTTTTGCACTGACAACTCCTTTGGTGACTAAATCGGACGGAACAAAATTTGGAAAAAGTGAAAGTGGAAACGTTTGGCTGGATTCTTCCAAAACTTCTCCTTTTCAGTTTTATCAGTTTTGGCTTAACTGCGCCGATGCCGACTGCTCACGTCTGCTGCGCGTATTCACGCTTTATACAAAAGATGAAATTGAGGCTTTTGAAGCCGAACACGCCCAAGCTCCCCACCTACGCGTTATGCAGAAAGCTTTGGCAAAGGACGTGACCATTCGAGTTCACTCATTATCAGAATATGAGATGGCAGTAGCTGCCTCTGAAGTTCTTTTTGGAAAAGGAACCCTTGAAACGCTTCAAAACATGGATATGCTGACATTTGAAGCGGTATTTGATGGAGTGCCGCAAAGTGTCATCAGCGCAACCGCATTGGCTGAGTGTACCAACGTCACTGATCTATTATCGGTAGTGACCAACAACGAAATCTACGCATCGAAGGGTGAGGCACGACGGGCGATCCAAGGAAACGCCGTAAGCATCAACAAAACCAAAGTCGCTGACCCCAATGCGCAGCCTGCATTTGAGTTGCTACAAAATAAATTTTTGTTGGTTTCTAAAGGCAAAAAAAATCATTTAATCGTGGTCGAATAA
- a CDS encoding 3-coathanger stack domain-containing protein — protein sequence MKQLFTFSEKLIRPTFGKLFLLFWMVSASAYAQIAVPDTNFANAIRSACPTCIGSDNKLLPPAADMKGLDVSSKGIKNLEGIQGFTSLETLICITNSLTTLPPLPSTLVSLYCDLNNLTSLPTLPSGLVTLSCKFNKLTALPAIPGAMTQLAFNNNEVAVLPALPSSMIYLDATRNKLTSLPTLPTSLRYLSCTGNELTSLPSLPSTIEYLSCSNNKLTAIPTLPSVMTTFYCADNLLTSLPQLPASLTQVLNCAKNQLTALPALPSGLKEIDCGFNALTTLPTLPTSLNTLVAENNQISNLPPFPASLSVVYIKNNRLLSLPALPESLYFLNIQNNLLTCLPELKNGSMYLYIDADKITCLPNIPASIIVFNALSIPIPTPPVCPTNINHPIGSVAANSYVAKEKIESTATLSSGKTNYFATQSITLNPGFVASNATTFLVEVRTCK from the coding sequence ATGAAACAGCTTTTTACATTTTCAGAAAAATTAATTCGACCAACTTTTGGTAAACTTTTTCTTCTGTTTTGGATGGTGAGCGCTAGTGCATACGCACAAATAGCAGTTCCAGATACCAATTTCGCAAATGCAATACGTAGTGCTTGTCCAACGTGTATTGGCAGCGATAATAAATTGTTGCCACCCGCAGCAGACATGAAAGGGCTGGATGTATCCAGCAAAGGCATCAAAAACTTAGAAGGAATTCAGGGCTTTACTTCGTTAGAAACCTTGATTTGTATTACGAATAGCTTAACTACCTTGCCGCCCCTTCCTTCTACATTAGTTTCACTCTATTGTGATTTGAATAACCTGACGAGCTTACCGACTTTACCTTCGGGGCTTGTTACGCTGAGTTGTAAGTTTAATAAATTAACAGCACTTCCAGCGATTCCTGGCGCAATGACTCAATTAGCCTTTAATAACAATGAGGTTGCAGTTTTGCCTGCCCTGCCATCTTCCATGATTTATTTGGATGCGACTCGTAACAAATTAACATCTCTTCCAACGCTTCCTACAAGTTTGCGTTACTTGAGTTGCACTGGAAACGAACTTACATCACTGCCAAGTTTACCATCGACAATTGAATATTTGAGTTGCTCAAATAACAAACTGACCGCTATTCCAACGTTGCCATCGGTTATGACTACATTTTATTGTGCTGATAACCTATTGACATCATTACCCCAATTGCCTGCTAGTTTGACGCAGGTTCTGAACTGTGCAAAAAATCAACTTACGGCTTTGCCAGCATTGCCTTCGGGATTAAAAGAGATTGATTGTGGATTTAACGCACTTACGACGCTTCCGACATTGCCGACAAGTCTCAATACTTTGGTGGCTGAAAATAATCAAATATCTAATTTGCCGCCTTTTCCTGCGTCATTGTCAGTCGTTTATATTAAAAATAATCGTTTGTTAAGTTTGCCAGCTTTGCCCGAAAGTTTGTACTTTTTGAATATTCAAAACAACCTGCTCACCTGTCTGCCAGAGTTGAAAAATGGCTCAATGTATTTATACATAGACGCGGATAAGATTACTTGTTTACCAAATATACCTGCCAGTATTATTGTGTTTAATGCTTTGAGTATTCCTATTCCAACTCCGCCAGTTTGCCCAACCAACATTAATCATCCAATTGGATCAGTAGCGGCAAACTCGTATGTAGCAAAAGAAAAAATAGAAAGTACAGCGACGCTTTCGTCGGGTAAAACAAATTATTTTGCTACCCAATCCATCACTTTAAATCCAGGCTTTGTTGCTTCCAATGCGACTACATTCTTGGTAGAGGTACGTACGTGTAAGTAG